One genomic window of Methanosarcina acetivorans C2A includes the following:
- a CDS encoding DUF4139 domain-containing protein, translated as MRTKKSYPWLALFFVGIIATTAAFAYPGSTRETVQADEQEIAVNGIESSSSVITKVEPSNPLEFLTAGAAVTDSSTEVTVYNDNLALVKERRSLDLKTGVNSVEYMDVAALIDPTSVMFEDTKNKNTAVLEQNYEYDLVSSYKLLDKFLGKEITATEKEGETYTGTLLSHDGGVVLQLSDGKVVSLSEVSKFEFPDSAGLLTKPTLVWQVYSPVAGSRDVLTSYLTGGMSWNADYIVKTNADDTKADIQGWVSIDNEAGTTYEDARLKLVAGEVHRVTVPQPMYYDYVVETEEEVAYDGGKGSFVEESLFEYHLYTLERTATLKNNQVKQISLLSADSVPVEKELIFDVSKSENVQAVLNLENSEEKGLGMPLPAGVVRVYKSDSDGQLQFLGEDSIDHTPKDEDVEVVVGDSFDVTATRTQTDYDKVSNDVRRQSYEVELKNHKSEAQTVRIVEHFYGDWEIITSSDSSEKTDAYTVEWEVTVPSDGSKKVTFTVEYRY; from the coding sequence ATGAGAACGAAAAAAAGTTATCCATGGCTTGCTCTGTTTTTTGTAGGGATTATAGCCACAACCGCAGCGTTTGCCTATCCCGGCTCTACCAGGGAAACGGTTCAGGCTGATGAGCAGGAAATCGCTGTGAACGGGATTGAGTCCTCTTCCAGTGTAATCACAAAGGTAGAACCTTCAAATCCTCTGGAGTTCCTTACTGCCGGAGCCGCAGTTACTGATTCCAGCACCGAAGTTACGGTCTACAACGATAACCTGGCTCTTGTGAAAGAACGCAGGTCTCTCGATTTGAAGACCGGGGTCAACAGCGTTGAGTATATGGACGTTGCCGCCCTCATTGACCCTACCTCGGTTATGTTTGAGGATACAAAAAACAAAAATACTGCAGTGCTTGAACAGAACTATGAGTATGACCTGGTAAGCAGTTACAAGCTGCTGGACAAATTCCTTGGAAAGGAGATCACTGCAACTGAAAAGGAAGGAGAGACCTATACAGGCACGCTTCTCAGCCATGACGGCGGGGTTGTGCTCCAGTTAAGCGACGGAAAGGTAGTAAGCCTTTCCGAAGTCTCAAAATTCGAGTTTCCTGACTCTGCAGGGCTGCTTACAAAGCCAACCCTGGTCTGGCAGGTTTATTCCCCTGTTGCAGGCAGCCGGGATGTCCTTACTTCCTATCTTACGGGCGGCATGAGCTGGAATGCGGATTACATCGTGAAGACGAATGCGGATGATACAAAGGCTGACATCCAGGGCTGGGTCAGTATTGACAATGAGGCAGGGACCACCTATGAGGATGCCAGGTTGAAGCTTGTTGCAGGAGAAGTCCACCGCGTAACTGTACCTCAGCCTATGTACTATGATTATGTGGTTGAGACAGAAGAAGAAGTAGCGTATGATGGGGGAAAGGGTAGTTTTGTTGAAGAGTCCCTCTTTGAGTACCACCTTTATACTCTTGAAAGGACGGCTACCCTGAAAAATAATCAGGTAAAGCAGATTTCCCTGCTCTCTGCGGATTCCGTGCCCGTGGAAAAGGAACTTATCTTTGACGTTTCAAAAAGCGAGAATGTCCAGGCAGTCCTGAACCTCGAGAATTCCGAGGAAAAGGGTCTTGGAATGCCTCTCCCTGCCGGAGTTGTGAGGGTCTATAAAAGCGATTCCGATGGGCAGCTCCAGTTCCTCGGAGAAGACAGTATAGACCACACCCCTAAAGACGAGGATGTCGAAGTTGTTGTCGGAGATTCCTTTGATGTTACTGCCACAAGGACTCAAACCGACTACGACAAGGTAAGCAATGATGTCCGGCGGCAAAGTTATGAGGTTGAATTAAAGAACCATAAATCCGAAGCCCAGACAGTCAGGATTGTGGAACATTTCTATGGTGACTGGGAAATTATCACAAGTTCCGATAGTTCTGAAAAGACGGATGCTTATACTGTCGAATGGGAAGTGACCGTGCCATCGGATGGTTCGAAAAAAGTCACTTTCACAGTGGAATACAGATATTGA
- a CDS encoding ABC transporter substrate-binding protein, which produces MKTIKITLVLLILLPCLLISGCLQQTNDVVETSAETPTVKGTGQETDAEAETRTITDMDGVVWTIPKEVKSVVANGAGNQIVFMVGGADKLVGTASVVQQNEMFVKIYPRITEVETIFVTGQDVNFEELVKLDPDVIIGNLDDAEEYGLVDLDIRNQSPEDIKKEVLLVGDLFGEEEYKKAEEFCNYYDGNLNYVTERTKNLTDEEKVKVFVAGADILSTEGIGSITTSWIENAGGINVAAEAGVKERGTISMEDLITQNPDIIVTRDSKTKEELLTNDQYHDISAVKTGKIYVNPKGVYLWGVRSAETAMQTLWSAKITHPELFEDLDMNAETRKFYSTFYNYELSEEELDLILNPQ; this is translated from the coding sequence ATGAAAACAATAAAAATAACGCTAGTTCTGCTTATTTTGCTGCCCTGCCTGCTGATAAGCGGATGTTTACAGCAAACAAATGATGTGGTAGAAACATCAGCCGAAACACCCACAGTAAAAGGCACAGGGCAGGAAACTGACGCGGAGGCGGAAACCAGAACCATAACGGATATGGACGGAGTGGTGTGGACAATTCCGAAGGAAGTAAAAAGCGTAGTAGCAAACGGAGCGGGAAATCAGATCGTGTTTATGGTCGGAGGCGCTGACAAGCTGGTCGGAACAGCTTCTGTCGTTCAACAGAACGAAATGTTCGTAAAGATATATCCCCGAATTACTGAAGTAGAAACCATCTTTGTTACAGGCCAGGATGTCAACTTTGAAGAATTGGTCAAATTAGATCCGGATGTTATCATTGGAAATCTTGATGACGCCGAAGAATACGGACTTGTTGATCTGGACATAAGAAACCAGAGTCCGGAAGACATTAAAAAAGAGGTTTTGCTTGTAGGCGACCTGTTTGGAGAAGAAGAATATAAAAAAGCTGAGGAGTTCTGCAATTATTATGACGGGAATTTAAATTATGTTACGGAAAGAACAAAAAACCTTACTGATGAAGAAAAAGTAAAAGTATTCGTTGCCGGAGCGGATATTCTTTCCACCGAGGGGATCGGTTCGATCACTACCTCATGGATTGAAAATGCCGGAGGAATAAATGTTGCGGCCGAAGCCGGAGTCAAAGAACGCGGCACTATCTCAATGGAAGATCTGATTACGCAGAATCCCGATATCATAGTAACAAGGGATAGCAAGACAAAGGAGGAACTGCTGACAAACGATCAGTATCATGATATCTCCGCGGTTAAAACCGGAAAGATCTATGTCAACCCAAAAGGCGTTTACCTGTGGGGAGTAAGAAGCGCAGAGACGGCGATGCAAACACTGTGGTCGGCAAAAATTACCCATCCCGAACTTTTCGAAGACCTGGATATGAATGCTGAGACAAGAAAGTTTTATTCTACATTTTACAATTATGAATTAAGTGAAGAGGAGCTGGACTTAATATTAAACCCCCAATGA
- a CDS encoding ABC transporter ATP-binding protein: MELKVVNANCGYGKKTIVSNISMKIKSGEIMCLLGPNGVGKTTLFKTILGLLALQSGEILLDGENVKKWSKKDFAKVIGYVPQAHTPPFPFTVLEVVLMGRTPYLGACASPTKKDTVIAEENLDLLGITYLKDKVYTDISGGERQMVLIARALAQQPKILFMDEPTSNLDYGNQVRVLERIVTLAKTGLGVIMTSHSPDHAFLCSTKVALLQRNGIFEIGAAHEIVTENNLRSAYGVDIMVASVTGKNGDSIKTCIPMLS; the protein is encoded by the coding sequence ATGGAACTGAAAGTTGTCAATGCCAATTGCGGTTATGGGAAAAAAACAATTGTCAGCAATATTTCGATGAAAATCAAATCCGGGGAAATTATGTGCCTTTTGGGTCCAAACGGTGTGGGGAAAACAACCCTGTTCAAAACTATTTTAGGCCTTCTGGCACTGCAAAGTGGAGAAATTCTCCTGGACGGGGAGAACGTGAAGAAATGGTCAAAAAAAGACTTTGCAAAGGTAATAGGGTATGTCCCGCAGGCCCATACCCCTCCATTTCCGTTTACCGTTTTAGAGGTTGTGCTTATGGGACGAACCCCATACTTAGGGGCCTGTGCCTCTCCGACAAAAAAAGATACCGTAATTGCGGAAGAGAACCTGGATTTGCTCGGAATTACATACCTGAAGGATAAAGTGTATACGGATATCAGCGGGGGGGAAAGGCAGATGGTCCTTATTGCAAGAGCCCTTGCCCAACAGCCAAAAATTTTATTTATGGATGAGCCCACTTCAAACCTCGATTACGGCAATCAGGTAAGGGTTCTGGAAAGAATAGTTACTCTGGCAAAGACGGGCCTGGGTGTGATAATGACATCACATTCACCGGATCACGCTTTTCTCTGCTCGACGAAAGTAGCACTTTTACAAAGAAACGGGATCTTTGAAATTGGGGCTGCCCACGAAATAGTAACCGAAAACAACCTGCGCTCCGCATATGGAGTTGACATAATGGTTGCAAGTGTTACTGGCAAAAATGGCGATTCAATTAAAACCTGTATTCCGATGCTGAGCTGA
- a CDS encoding FecCD family ABC transporter permease: MEFFLRNKKEFELPVLTLLAIVLILTFFISVYIGRYTITPGQLIMAVAGKIANVDYTLPDTADTILFKVRLPRIIAAILIGANLATAGAAYQGMFKNPMVSPDILGASHGAGFGAAVAILLSFGTAGIQMSSLLFGLGAVLLSYTISKIVGHGDNATLTMVLTGMVVSTMFAAFTSMTKYVADTDEKLPAITFWLMGSLASITRKDVLILLIPTVLGMIPLLFLRWKLNVLAFGDEEAQAMGVDTKKVRSIIIFSSTLLVASSVSISGMIGWIGLIVPHIARQFVGPNYKHLLFASMFVGGSFLLIVDDVARNAFSAEIPLGILTALLGAPFFLYLLLKERRKAKWN; encoded by the coding sequence ATGGAATTTTTTTTGCGAAATAAAAAAGAATTTGAGCTGCCTGTATTGACACTTCTGGCGATTGTACTTATCTTAACATTTTTCATTTCTGTATATATAGGAAGATACACGATTACCCCGGGTCAGCTAATAATGGCAGTGGCAGGCAAAATTGCAAATGTTGATTACACTTTGCCTGATACGGCTGACACGATTCTGTTTAAGGTAAGACTGCCAAGGATAATTGCCGCGATACTTATCGGTGCCAACCTGGCTACTGCAGGAGCCGCGTATCAGGGAATGTTTAAAAATCCAATGGTATCTCCGGACATCCTGGGAGCGTCACATGGAGCCGGATTTGGAGCAGCAGTAGCAATATTACTTTCATTTGGAACTGCCGGCATACAGATGTCTTCATTATTATTCGGACTCGGAGCCGTTCTACTCAGTTACACCATAAGTAAAATTGTAGGGCATGGAGATAATGCGACACTGACAATGGTTTTGACCGGAATGGTTGTTTCGACAATGTTCGCGGCATTTACCTCAATGACGAAATATGTTGCCGATACGGACGAAAAGCTGCCTGCCATAACATTCTGGCTAATGGGAAGTCTGGCATCGATAACAAGAAAAGATGTCCTCATTTTGTTGATCCCGACCGTATTGGGTATGATCCCCTTATTATTTTTAAGATGGAAACTGAATGTTTTGGCCTTTGGGGATGAAGAGGCACAGGCGATGGGAGTGGATACAAAAAAAGTGAGGTCAATAATTATTTTTTCTTCCACGCTACTTGTCGCATCATCCGTTTCGATAAGCGGAATGATTGGCTGGATAGGGCTTATTGTTCCTCATATCGCAAGACAGTTTGTCGGACCCAATTACAAACACCTTCTTTTTGCATCCATGTTTGTGGGCGGTTCGTTTCTGTTGATTGTTGATGACGTTGCAAGAAACGCTTTCTCAGCAGAAATACCACTGGGGATATTAACAGCACTTCTAGGAGCGCCGTTTTTCCTGTATCTTTTACTAAAAGAAAGGAGGAAAGCAAAATGGAACTGA
- a CDS encoding iron ABC transporter substrate-binding protein — translation MGGKIGTTLILYLLVLVVAFSGCAGNADQQVVPNSSTVHITDMLGRQLTVPAEISSTIGTSSPSTILVYMLAPEKLAGWNSKQNLTQPFMDENYSNLPVIGNWLGSKTGNYETIIEMHPDIVIESTSTEGQINEAIERRQESLGRIPVVVIDDSILLVTQSDPTIEYTGKLLDCEARAEKLIEFRSSILNEINSTVKDIPEDEKVRVYYAEGPKGLMTDPSGSPHSQLIDICGGINVADCPLKSGTGMTQVSIEQVMDWNPEIIITSNPQFYASVYSDSLWTSVDAVRNKRVYLAPQNPFCWIDRPQGPHLIIGTAWTAKMLYPDLFADTDLSGLTREFYSEFFHYELTDEELDMLLNPQAGT, via the coding sequence ATGGGTGGAAAAATAGGTACAACATTGATACTTTATCTTCTGGTTCTAGTTGTTGCTTTCAGTGGATGTGCAGGAAATGCAGATCAACAGGTTGTTCCGAACTCAAGCACTGTGCATATCACCGACATGCTGGGCAGGCAATTAACCGTGCCTGCGGAAATATCCTCGACTATAGGTACTTCTTCGCCTTCCACCATCCTTGTGTATATGCTCGCCCCGGAGAAACTTGCGGGCTGGAACTCCAAACAAAATCTCACCCAACCCTTCATGGATGAGAATTACTCAAACCTGCCTGTAATAGGAAACTGGTTAGGATCCAAAACCGGAAATTATGAAACCATTATCGAAATGCATCCTGATATTGTTATTGAAAGTACCTCCACGGAAGGACAAATCAATGAAGCCATAGAACGCAGGCAGGAAAGTCTTGGCAGAATCCCGGTGGTGGTTATTGATGATTCTATTCTCCTTGTGACACAATCCGATCCCACTATCGAATATACGGGTAAGCTGCTCGATTGTGAAGCCAGGGCCGAAAAACTGATCGAGTTCCGCAGTTCAATCCTCAACGAGATCAACAGCACTGTAAAAGACATTCCCGAAGATGAAAAAGTACGGGTTTACTATGCCGAAGGCCCGAAAGGCCTGATGACCGACCCTTCGGGTTCTCCACACTCCCAGCTCATTGATATCTGCGGGGGCATCAATGTTGCCGACTGCCCCCTCAAGTCCGGAACCGGCATGACCCAGGTTTCAATAGAACAGGTCATGGACTGGAACCCTGAGATAATTATCACTTCCAATCCGCAGTTTTACGCATCCGTATATTCTGACTCTCTATGGACAAGTGTGGATGCTGTCCGGAACAAACGGGTATACCTTGCCCCTCAGAATCCTTTCTGCTGGATCGATAGGCCCCAGGGTCCTCACCTCATAATAGGGACTGCCTGGACTGCAAAAATGCTGTATCCGGATCTTTTTGCAGATACGGACCTCTCCGGGCTGACCCGTGAGTTCTACTCGGAATTCTTCCACTATGAGCTCACGGATGAAGAACTGGATATGCTCCTTAACCCTCAGGCAGGGACCTGA
- a CDS encoding pyridoxamine 5'-phosphate oxidase family protein, whose translation MSYVWHNGSVYFRGTGSGKKEDLLSQNPPVCFTIYREQGIVTDPVPCHADTAYMSVMLFGK comes from the coding sequence ATGAGCTATGTATGGCACAACGGTTCTGTTTATTTTCGTGGAACGGGTTCAGGTAAGAAAGAAGATCTTCTTTCCCAAAATCCACCTGTTTGTTTTACAATATATAGGGAACAGGGTATCGTGACTGACCCGGTGCCCTGTCACGCTGATACGGCATATATGAGCGTAATGCTTTTTGGAAAGTGA